The stretch of DNA GGGTGGTCTTTTTCTGTAACGGATAGGTATCCTTTTTTGTTACTTTGCGACTTTCGTTTTCAGCTTCTTTCCGGCTGAGAACTTCACGACCTTCTTTGCAGGTATCTTGATCTCTTTGCCGGTCTGAGGATTTCTCCCCTTCCTGGCCTTTCTCTGCGATACCGAGAAGGTTCCGAAGCCTATTACCGCGACCTTGCCGCCCTTCTTCAGTGTTGCACCTACGGAGTCAATGACGGTGTTTAGTGCCTTCTCAGCACTTACCTTGGATATCTTGGCTCCCTTTGCTATTGCGTCTATCAAGTCCCCCTTGTTCATAAAAGCCCTCCCTTGGCTGTTTTTTCTTATATGATACATGTAATTTCCTCAATTGCAACAGAAATCAGCATGGATTTGAAAAAAAATAGTGATTCCCCGCCGGCTATCAGCTATCAGCAGCCAGCTATCAGCTGATATCGTGAAATGTGAAACGTGAAAAGTAATAGGTGATGGGTAATAGGTGATAGGGGAAAGGTCATTGCGAGCGGAGCGTGGCAATCTCGTTCAATAGATTATACCCTTAGATCGCCACGTCGCTTCGCTCCTCGCGATGACAATACAATAAAGACCTTGTTCCTGAGTCTTCCATCCTCTGTTTCGTCCTTTTATCTCTCATCCCTCGGTTTGTTCTGCCTTACGTTTTTACTCTCCGCTCTCAGCTCTCAGCTCTTTGCTGTAGTTCCCCCTCACGACTTACGAGATTTATCTGTTCGTCGGTTTCAATAGGTCATGAATATCCGCTGGATCTCCTTTGTATCCTTTGTCTTCGTGAGGGCCAGCATGAGGAGTACCCGGGCCTTCTGCGCGTTGAGGTTACCGGCCACGACAAAATCGTATTCGTCGTCTTTTGCCTCCCCGGTGCGCGCCACAAAGCCGCTTCCCGTCCTGGAAGACCTGACAACGACGATGCCTTTTTGTCTCGCCTCACGGTATGCCGCTTTCATCCTGTCAGACATACTCCCGTCTCCTGTACCGGCATTTATCACGCCCGTGGCTCTTTTCCCAACTATAGCGTCGAGCATGGAGCGGTTTTCTCCGGCATACCCATAGATAATATAGACCTCCGGAAGCGTCTTCAGCTTCATGATATCGAACTCGCTATGTATGGTGTGGCGTTTCGTGGTGGTTCTGTAGAAATGGGTCTGTCCGCCCGTTATGTATCCAAGAAATCCAATATCAGGGGCCTTGAAGGTATCGGGGGCGGTGGTATTTGTCTTTGTCACTTCACGCGCCGCGCTGATCTGGTCGTTAAGCGTTACAAGAACGCCTTTCCCGCGTGCGTCAGCAGACCCCGCGAGAAGGATGGCGTTGTAAAGGTTCATAGGCCCGTCAGCACTGATTGCCGTAGAAGGTCTCATGGAGCCTGTCAGGACGACCGGCTTGTTGCTCCTGACGGTAAGGTTGAGGAAATATGCTGTTTCTTCAAGGGTGTCGGTGCCGTGTGTTATGACGATCCCGTCCACATCGTCCCGGGCAAGCAGCCGGTTGACCCTTTTTGAAAGGATGAGCCAATCCACGGGAGTCATGTTCTCGCTGGCGATCTGCATAACCTGTTCACCGCTTACCCTCGCAATCCCGGATAGCTCGGGAACTGCCGAGATCAGCCCTTCGACACCCACCTTTGCTGCCGCGTACCCTACGGTCGTTGCGGCAGTGGTGCCCACACCGGCGATCGTGCCGCCTGTCGCAAGGATTACGATACGGGGAAGGGCATCACTCGTATAAGACGGAATAGAAAAGAATAAGATCATAAAAACGGCTGCCGCGCACATTGCGTATCTTTTCATGATTGACACTCCTCGTAGACTGCCGGGGCGAACCCACCGGTCATTTTGTCTTTCGCCATACAGCTGAATGCCCTTCACGCATCATCTTTTACCCAGGACTTCAAATGGCAAAAATGGTTTTTATATGCACCAGTTTCTTATGACTATACATTATACATTAAATGATTGTCACACAATAACAGCAAGAGCGTGGAAGTTATTAAACGACAAATATATTGCGGATAACTGGTAGCTGATAGCTTATATAGAATAGTACTTGACAGAATTGTTTGAGCGACTACAATTAATTACAGGCTAAAAATGCCAAGAAGGTTCTGAAAGGTTTTTCCTTCGGAATCTTTGAAAAACCAATGATCTTAAGAAGGGGGAACAAATGGAAAATAAGAGCAGGCGCGAGTTCATCAAATTTGCCGGTATATCCGGCTCAGTTCTTATGGCCGGTCTTCTTGACAGGCATGGTCTTGCTCAGGCTGAAACTGCCAATGTGAGCAAAATCAGGGAGATTAGTTCGTATAAAGCAGGCGGAATAAGAGATTTCATAAAATTACTGGACAAGAACGGAGAGCTGGCGAGAATAAAAAAAGAAGTGGACCCTCAATATGAGATCGGGAGTATTTTAAAAGAATATGAGCGACGAGGCAAGGCGGTGCTCTTCGAAAAGGTTAAAGGGTCAAAGATCCCCGCAGTGGGAGGATTATATCAAAACTGGAGAAGGATAGGCCTTGCGCTGGGACATGCTGAGAAGTTCGGCCAGCCGGAGATGTATAATCTATTCTCTGCCGCCATGGCAAAACCTATTCCACCAGTGCAGGTGGAAGCCTGTCCATGGAAAGATGTTATTTTAAAGGGGGCCAAGGCTGATATAACAAAGTTTCCTGTCCCGACACTCTTCGCGGATGATGGCGGTCCTTACATAACGGCAGGGGTGGGGATATGCAGGAATCCTGAAACAAATGCTTATAATGTCGGTGTATACAGGATGCAGGTGCTTGGTCCTGACAGGATTCTGGTCTGGGCATTTCCCGGGAGCGACTTGCATTACATCTACAAGGCATATGAGAAGATGGGCGAAGAGCTGGACTTTGCGGTATTGATAGGGGCAGACCCTGCTGTATTTGCGGCGGCAGTATCCAAGATACCTCCGGAGATAGACGAACTGGCAGTGGCAGGGGCGCTGAGAGGTAAAGGCATAGGGGTTGCTCAATGCGAAACAGTTAATCTATCGGTGCCGGCGATCTCAGAGATCGTCATAGAGGGGAAGATAAACCCGAAGGCGAGGACCAAGGATGGTCCCTTTGCGGATCATGGCGGGATCTACAAAGGCGGCCCGTCGCCGACGATGCGCATATCCGCCATCTGCCACCGGAAAAACCCGCTGTTCCAGGTCCTCCTCGCGGGCGATTCAAACGAACACTGTACGACCTCGGAGATCCTGGCCTGCTTCTGGGGGCGTGATATCCTCGACGACCTTCAGTCAAAGTTCAAGAATGTAAAAGATGCAATTCTTTACTGGCGCGGTGGAACGAAAAAATGGTTGGTTGTTTCTCTGTCTGATAAAAAATCCGATAAGGAACCACAGGAAATCTTGACGGAGATCTTCAGTTTTAACGGCTCGAAATACCGTACGATGCCGGTGAGTTCATTTCTGAGGTCTGCGATTATTGTAAACGAAGATGTAGATATATACGATATAGAGGAAGTTGTCTGGGCAGTCGGCACGAGGCTTGCCAACTGCTATCCGATAGAAGCGGATAAATCCAAAAGATATGAGCTCAGGGTTGGTTTTGACGCGACGAAACCTGTCGGAGCACCGCCTGCCCTGAATAAGAGAACAAAGACCAAGGCAAACAAGCTTTAAGGATTTGGAGGGACAACATATGCCGTATGATGCGAACAGGATGTCTGACTGGCAGATCTCTGAAGCGGCAGAGGCGGGCATGAAGTCGATCTGGCAGCTCCAGGAAGAACTGGGTCTGGAAAAAGACGAGATCATTCCGTATGGCAGGGTAGGAAGGCTTAGCTTCAAAAAGATAACGGACAGGCTGCGTCAGAAAGAAAACGGGAAGTACGTCAACATCACTGCCATCACCCCGACACCCCTCGGAGAGGGCAAAACAACAACCTGCATAGGGTTAATGGAGGGACTGGGCAAAAGAGGGAAGAAAACCGGCGGCGCCATACGCCAGCCTTCCGGTGGACCCACGATGAACGTGAAAGGCAGTGCCGCCGGAGGAGGCAACGCCCAGGTCATCCCACTTACGGAGTTCTCACTGGGGTTGACCGGCGATATCAATAATATTATCAATGCCCATAATCTCGCGATGACAGCCCTGACATCAAGGATGCAGCACGAAAGGAACTACAGCGATTCCGAGCTCGCGAAAAGAAATTTGAGACGTTTGAGTGTAGATTCGAAGAATGTTCAAATGGGCTGGGTCATTGATTTCTGCGCCCAGACTTTAAGAAACATAATAATCGGCCTTGGCGGGAAGATGGACGGATTTACGATGCAGTCCCGGTTTGACATTGCCGTCAGTTCGGAGATAATGGCGATCCTGTCGATGGCGAAAGACCTCAGGGACCTGCGGGAGAGGGTCGGGAAGATCACCATAGCGTTCGACCGGTACGGCAAGCCCTTAACGACAGAGGATCTGGAGGTTGCGGGGGCAATGTGCGCGTTTTTAAGAGAAAGCATTAACCCGAACCTTCTGCAAACAGTGGAGGGACAGCCGGTACTGGTTCATGCAGGACCCTTTGCAAATATCGCTATCGGGCAGTCATCGATCATCGCGGACATGGTCGGTCTGAAATTGTTTGATTATCACGTGACAGAGAGTGGATTTGCTACGGATATAGGTTTTGAAAAGTTCTGGAACGTCAAGTGCAGGATCAGCGGGTTGCAGCCGA from Syntrophorhabdaceae bacterium encodes:
- a CDS encoding HU family DNA-binding protein, which codes for MNKGDLIDAIAKGAKISKVSAEKALNTVIDSVGATLKKGGKVAVIGFGTFSVSQRKARKGRNPQTGKEIKIPAKKVVKFSAGKKLKTKVAK
- a CDS encoding asparaginase — encoded protein: MKRYAMCAAAVFMILFFSIPSYTSDALPRIVILATGGTIAGVGTTAATTVGYAAAKVGVEGLISAVPELSGIARVSGEQVMQIASENMTPVDWLILSKRVNRLLARDDVDGIVITHGTDTLEETAYFLNLTVRSNKPVVLTGSMRPSTAISADGPMNLYNAILLAGSADARGKGVLVTLNDQISAAREVTKTNTTAPDTFKAPDIGFLGYITGGQTHFYRTTTKRHTIHSEFDIMKLKTLPEVYIIYGYAGENRSMLDAIVGKRATGVINAGTGDGSMSDRMKAAYREARQKGIVVVRSSRTGSGFVARTGEAKDDEYDFVVAGNLNAQKARVLLMLALTKTKDTKEIQRIFMTY
- a CDS encoding UbiD family decarboxylase, which gives rise to MENKSRREFIKFAGISGSVLMAGLLDRHGLAQAETANVSKIREISSYKAGGIRDFIKLLDKNGELARIKKEVDPQYEIGSILKEYERRGKAVLFEKVKGSKIPAVGGLYQNWRRIGLALGHAEKFGQPEMYNLFSAAMAKPIPPVQVEACPWKDVILKGAKADITKFPVPTLFADDGGPYITAGVGICRNPETNAYNVGVYRMQVLGPDRILVWAFPGSDLHYIYKAYEKMGEELDFAVLIGADPAVFAAAVSKIPPEIDELAVAGALRGKGIGVAQCETVNLSVPAISEIVIEGKINPKARTKDGPFADHGGIYKGGPSPTMRISAICHRKNPLFQVLLAGDSNEHCTTSEILACFWGRDILDDLQSKFKNVKDAILYWRGGTKKWLVVSLSDKKSDKEPQEILTEIFSFNGSKYRTMPVSSFLRSAIIVNEDVDIYDIEEVVWAVGTRLANCYPIEADKSKRYELRVGFDATKPVGAPPALNKRTKTKANKL
- a CDS encoding formate--tetrahydrofolate ligase, which translates into the protein MPYDANRMSDWQISEAAEAGMKSIWQLQEELGLEKDEIIPYGRVGRLSFKKITDRLRQKENGKYVNITAITPTPLGEGKTTTCIGLMEGLGKRGKKTGGAIRQPSGGPTMNVKGSAAGGGNAQVIPLTEFSLGLTGDINNIINAHNLAMTALTSRMQHERNYSDSELAKRNLRRLSVDSKNVQMGWVIDFCAQTLRNIIIGLGGKMDGFTMQSRFDIAVSSEIMAILSMAKDLRDLRERVGKITIAFDRYGKPLTTEDLEVAGAMCAFLRESINPNLLQTVEGQPVLVHAGPFANIAIGQSSIIADMVGLKLFDYHVTESGFATDIGFEKFWNVKCRISGLQPNVSVITATIRALKMHGGGPRVAPGLPIPAEYREEDLRLLENGLPNLIHHIRTVKLSGVKPVVCINSFNTDTKNEVECVKRAAEAEGARVAVSESWQKGGEGALELADAVIDACNEDVDFRFLYPAEMPLRERVDVIAKNIYGADKVLWIPEAEEKAKRLEEDPDKKDYFTMMVKTHLSLSHDPELKGVPKGWTMPIRDILVFTGARFLCPVAGSIKLMPGTGSDPAFRRIDIDVDTGKVTGLS